Proteins found in one Microbacterium sp. LWS13-1.2 genomic segment:
- a CDS encoding PLDc N-terminal domain-containing protein, which yields MPRVLLILALVATAFWVFTIVDCAVQPPSRHRGVSKPVWILIVVLLPVLGGLLWLIVGRVRASSVAARRAPDDDPEFLGRIGTISDQDERIRRLEEELAQLDAESDDPRWSQPLGPAESDDTAAPGGTAPGTAAAGGTAAPGTPPQPKPPTRPAEGDDDARGQRGAIG from the coding sequence ATGCCTCGGGTGCTGTTGATACTGGCCCTGGTGGCGACCGCGTTCTGGGTCTTCACCATCGTCGATTGCGCGGTCCAGCCCCCGAGCCGCCACCGTGGTGTGAGCAAGCCGGTCTGGATCCTCATCGTCGTCCTGCTGCCCGTCCTCGGCGGCCTGCTCTGGCTCATCGTCGGACGCGTGCGGGCCTCGTCCGTCGCCGCCCGCCGCGCGCCGGATGACGACCCCGAGTTCCTCGGCCGCATCGGCACGATCAGCGATCAGGACGAGCGCATCCGCCGCCTCGAGGAGGAGCTGGCGCAGCTCGACGCCGAGAGCGACGACCCCCGCTGGAGCCAGCCTCTCGGCCCGGCGGAATCCGACGACACCGCTGCTCCGGGTGGCACCGCCCCCGGAACGGCCGCCGCGGGCGGCACCGCCGCGCCGGGCACCCCGCCGCAGCCGAAGCCGCCGACCCGCCCCGCCGAGGGCGATGACGACGCCCGCGGCCAGCGCGGGGCCATCGGCTGA
- a CDS encoding DUF4229 domain-containing protein, translated as MKARSAIVYSVLRLLAFLVPFGILMLFPIMQEYYWLAAIFAALIGLSLSVLFLRKPLEDATSGLAERRARSRSAVTDEQAEDAAADATTDPRAPDNKTPDSRA; from the coding sequence GTGAAAGCGCGCTCGGCCATCGTCTACTCGGTGCTGCGGCTGCTGGCGTTCCTCGTGCCGTTCGGCATCCTGATGCTGTTCCCGATCATGCAGGAGTACTACTGGCTCGCCGCCATCTTCGCCGCGCTCATCGGCCTGAGCCTGTCGGTGCTCTTCCTGCGCAAGCCGCTCGAGGATGCGACGTCGGGTCTCGCCGAGCGCCGTGCCCGGTCGCGCAGCGCGGTCACCGACGAGCAGGCGGAGGATGCCGCGGCCGACGCCACCACCGACCCCCGCGCTCCCGACAACAAGACGCCGGATTCCCGGGCCTGA
- the menD gene encoding 2-succinyl-5-enolpyruvyl-6-hydroxy-3-cyclohexene-1-carboxylic-acid synthase: protein MTDTRRAAGALDSAPATDAAAALLCRLVELGLRHVVLSPGSRSQSLALVAAELERRGAIRLHVRIDERVAGFTALGIGRETRMPAAVVCTSGTAVANLLPAALEAHHAGVPLLLLTADRPPELRGVGANQTTRQPGMFAPSVRLEADVPVPEAVDPDGTHEQSAMLRALADEAVAAALGAGTRAPGPVHLNLPYREPLAGALPAWMGVPAAELDTAVDDDPDGPPVDAEAEDEASGALYQGGGGIGESDVPTEPEDAPLVLQRGPRTIVLAGADAGAEAEELAHVGGWPLVAEIVSGARFGRHLVHGYRELLREPELGGRIERVVVLGHPTLSREAAALLSDADVEVVAVRGPGEPLNLNGVTFAADRIAVATGDPDRAWLGEWLQASRAASVDLTPPAPDADGLSSAVQGERLGAIAAELEVIRAPIDRAALVDAVWRASWPHDRLVFGSSRLVRVADQVLAGKKVPVHANRGLAGIDGTIATATGIAVASQSAGVAGVTRVLLGDLALLHDVGALLLPPHEEQPRIQLVVGNDGGGTIFDGLEVAAVAGSEVMDRVLYTPHEVNLEQLALAYGWEYRRVTTRSALDQALTTAVEGRQLIEVPLER from the coding sequence GTGACCGATACCCGCCGCGCCGCAGGCGCGCTCGACTCCGCGCCCGCGACCGACGCTGCCGCGGCGCTCCTGTGCCGGCTCGTGGAGCTCGGCTTGCGCCACGTCGTGCTCAGTCCAGGCTCGCGCTCGCAGTCGCTGGCGCTCGTCGCCGCGGAGCTCGAGCGGCGGGGCGCGATCCGCCTGCACGTGCGCATCGACGAGCGCGTCGCGGGCTTCACGGCGCTCGGCATCGGGCGGGAGACACGGATGCCGGCGGCCGTGGTCTGCACCTCCGGCACAGCGGTCGCCAACCTGCTGCCCGCCGCGCTCGAAGCCCACCACGCCGGTGTGCCGCTCCTGCTGCTGACGGCTGACCGCCCGCCCGAGCTGCGAGGCGTCGGCGCCAACCAGACCACGCGCCAGCCCGGGATGTTCGCACCCAGCGTGCGGCTCGAAGCCGACGTGCCGGTGCCGGAGGCGGTCGACCCGGACGGGACGCACGAGCAGAGCGCGATGCTGCGGGCGCTCGCCGACGAGGCCGTCGCCGCCGCCCTCGGTGCCGGAACGCGCGCGCCAGGCCCGGTGCACCTGAACCTGCCGTACCGCGAGCCGCTGGCCGGAGCACTCCCTGCGTGGATGGGGGTCCCCGCGGCGGAGCTCGACACCGCCGTCGACGACGACCCCGATGGGCCGCCCGTGGACGCCGAGGCCGAGGACGAGGCATCCGGAGCGCTCTACCAGGGCGGCGGCGGAATCGGCGAGTCCGACGTCCCTACCGAGCCGGAGGATGCGCCGCTCGTCCTCCAGCGCGGACCGCGTACGATCGTGCTCGCGGGAGCAGATGCCGGCGCCGAGGCCGAGGAGCTCGCGCACGTGGGCGGGTGGCCCCTCGTCGCCGAGATCGTGAGCGGTGCCCGCTTCGGGCGCCATCTCGTGCACGGATACCGGGAGCTGCTGCGCGAGCCCGAGCTCGGCGGTCGCATCGAGCGCGTGGTCGTGCTCGGGCACCCGACGCTCAGCCGCGAGGCCGCGGCGCTCCTCTCCGACGCGGATGTCGAGGTCGTGGCCGTGCGTGGTCCCGGCGAACCACTCAACCTCAACGGCGTCACGTTCGCGGCCGACCGCATCGCCGTCGCGACGGGGGACCCCGACCGCGCCTGGCTCGGGGAATGGCTGCAGGCCTCGCGCGCGGCATCCGTCGATCTCACTCCTCCTGCCCCTGACGCCGACGGCCTCTCGTCGGCGGTCCAGGGGGAGCGGCTGGGTGCGATCGCCGCAGAGCTCGAGGTCATCCGCGCGCCGATCGATCGCGCCGCCCTCGTCGACGCCGTCTGGCGGGCCTCCTGGCCTCATGACCGCCTCGTGTTCGGCTCGTCGCGGTTGGTGCGGGTGGCCGATCAGGTGCTGGCGGGCAAGAAGGTGCCGGTGCATGCGAATCGCGGGCTCGCGGGCATCGACGGCACGATCGCCACGGCGACCGGCATCGCGGTGGCGAGCCAGTCGGCCGGCGTCGCGGGCGTCACGCGCGTGCTGCTGGGCGACCTCGCACTGCTGCACGACGTCGGCGCCCTGCTGCTGCCGCCGCACGAGGAGCAGCCGCGCATCCAGCTCGTGGTCGGCAACGACGGCGGCGGCACCATCTTCGACGGCCTGGAGGTGGCCGCCGTGGCAGGCTCCGAGGTCATGGATCGAGTGCTGTACACGCCGCACGAGGTGAACCTCGAACAGCTCGCGCTCGCGTACGGCTGGGAGTACCGGCGGGTCACGACCCGGTCCGCGCTCGATCAGGCGCTCACGACGGCGGTCGAGGGTCGCCAGCTCATCGAAGTGCCGCTGGAGCGCTGA
- a CDS encoding chorismate-binding protein, protein MTSALRPPQLVVETREIEHVDDLLTYASPDEPLAWLRRGDGIVGLGSVGGYERGPQSDPGLDPATLATPADTWRRIAEAAEVDDPVGLPGTGLVAFGTFVFDDSSSGTSRLVVPQTVVGRHHGRSWVTRIRTADTELHVATVEPTPYGPYWSATLGPGTLNPAGYQAAVRRAVDAIVRGELEKVVLARDLVGTIPAGADLRRLVRALADDYPDTWTFAVDGLIGASPETLVTASRGVVTARVLAGTIPRGTDAHDDTAASTSLAHSGKDLDEHRYAVQSVLATLGPHVSHLSADPEPFTLKLPNLWHLATDVAGDLADHASALDLVAALHPTAAVAGTPRDAALNLIRRLEPFDRRRYAGPVGWVDGDGNGEWAIALRCAQIGATPRRAQEPASADAADSDTIPVVAHAGAGIVAQSNPETELLETRVKFRPIVDALA, encoded by the coding sequence GTGACATCTGCGCTCCGCCCGCCCCAGCTGGTGGTCGAGACCCGCGAGATCGAGCACGTCGACGACCTCCTCACGTACGCCTCGCCCGACGAGCCGCTCGCGTGGCTGCGGCGCGGCGACGGCATCGTCGGCCTCGGATCCGTGGGCGGGTACGAGCGGGGGCCGCAGAGCGATCCCGGCCTCGACCCTGCGACCCTGGCGACTCCGGCCGACACGTGGCGCCGGATCGCCGAGGCAGCCGAGGTCGACGACCCGGTGGGCCTTCCGGGCACGGGTCTTGTCGCCTTCGGCACGTTCGTCTTCGACGACAGCTCTTCAGGCACGAGCCGTCTCGTGGTCCCGCAGACCGTCGTCGGTCGCCATCACGGGCGGTCATGGGTGACCCGCATCCGCACGGCCGACACCGAGCTTCACGTCGCCACCGTCGAGCCGACGCCGTACGGCCCCTACTGGTCGGCGACCCTCGGCCCCGGCACGCTCAACCCGGCCGGCTATCAGGCCGCGGTGCGGCGGGCCGTGGACGCGATCGTCCGCGGCGAGCTCGAGAAGGTCGTGCTCGCGCGCGACCTCGTGGGCACGATCCCGGCCGGCGCCGACCTGCGCAGGCTCGTCCGCGCCCTGGCCGACGACTATCCCGACACCTGGACCTTCGCCGTCGACGGGCTCATCGGCGCGAGCCCCGAGACCCTCGTGACGGCCTCGCGCGGCGTCGTGACCGCACGGGTGCTCGCCGGGACGATCCCCCGCGGCACCGACGCGCACGACGACACCGCGGCATCCACCTCCCTCGCGCACAGTGGGAAGGACCTCGACGAGCACCGCTACGCCGTGCAGAGCGTGCTCGCGACGCTCGGCCCGCACGTCAGCCACCTGAGCGCCGATCCCGAGCCCTTCACGCTCAAGCTGCCGAACCTGTGGCATCTGGCGACGGATGTCGCCGGCGACCTCGCCGACCACGCCTCGGCGCTCGACCTCGTGGCGGCGCTGCACCCGACCGCGGCCGTCGCCGGGACGCCGCGGGATGCCGCGCTCAACCTGATCCGCCGACTCGAGCCGTTCGACCGCCGTCGGTACGCCGGCCCGGTCGGGTGGGTCGACGGCGACGGGAACGGCGAGTGGGCCATCGCCCTGCGGTGCGCCCAGATCGGCGCGACGCCCCGACGGGCTCAGGAACCGGCCTCGGCGGACGCGGCCGACAGCGACACCATTCCCGTCGTCGCCCACGCCGGCGCCGGCATCGTCGCACAGAGCAACCCCGAGACGGAGCTGCTCGAGACCCGCGTGAAGTTCCGCCCGATCGTCGACGCCCTCGCCTGA
- a CDS encoding DUF402 domain-containing protein, giving the protein MTADADEQPHPHHPERPAVGTALQFRWRKWDGGAHWVNDEIYLGSDRWGDWLGQPAGWNNARPGREFAAEHDSVTLIPPSGDFAYTHNAAPHSTRVYIDIAWDVRWDAGLPTGIDMDLDVVRREPAQPYLDRDGVLRSPGDVYIEDRDEWEEHRVAYHYPLDLVERLESVAVELEGRVRADLAPFDDATALHWLARLAALPPVAQPAPVDFAETDDRDADTTAADPARPGPARPGSAA; this is encoded by the coding sequence GTGACCGCCGACGCCGACGAGCAGCCTCATCCGCACCATCCCGAGCGACCCGCAGTCGGGACCGCGCTGCAGTTCCGCTGGCGCAAGTGGGACGGCGGCGCCCACTGGGTCAACGACGAGATCTACCTCGGCAGCGATCGCTGGGGCGACTGGCTCGGGCAGCCCGCCGGCTGGAACAACGCGCGACCGGGGCGCGAGTTCGCCGCCGAGCACGACAGCGTCACGCTGATCCCGCCGAGCGGCGACTTCGCCTACACGCACAACGCCGCCCCGCACTCGACGCGCGTGTACATCGACATCGCCTGGGATGTGCGATGGGATGCCGGCCTCCCGACCGGGATCGACATGGACCTCGACGTCGTCCGGCGCGAGCCCGCGCAACCGTACCTCGACCGCGATGGCGTGCTGCGCAGCCCCGGGGACGTCTATATCGAGGACCGCGACGAGTGGGAGGAGCACCGCGTCGCCTACCACTACCCGCTCGACCTGGTGGAGAGGCTCGAGTCCGTCGCCGTCGAGCTCGAAGGGCGCGTGCGCGCAGACCTCGCTCCGTTCGACGACGCGACCGCCCTGCACTGGCTCGCCCGCCTGGCCGCGCTGCCGCCGGTGGCACAGCCCGCCCCCGTGGACTTCGCCGAGACCGACGATCGTGACGCAGACACCACGGCCGCCGACCCCGCCCGCCCCGGCCCCGCTCGGCCCGGCAGCGCCGCCTAG
- a CDS encoding polyphosphate kinase 2 family protein, translated as MIASSQKHWIGDVADLLRVGEGFRLADVDTRSTPGYAKDKVQAAEDLEAGAAELDEYQERLYARSRVEATDAAVLLVLQAMDSAGKGGIIRHVVGSVDPQGVVLSAFKKPTPEELEHDFLWRVERRLPVSGLIGVFDRSHYEDVLIGRVRQLAPAEEIERRYGAINEFEKRLTDTGTRVVKVMLHISPEEQKSRLMERLERPDKHWKYNPGDVDERELWPSYMAAYQTVFERTSTDHAPWHVVPADRKWYARLAVQHLLLEALEEIDPHWPVATFDVETEKARLAAS; from the coding sequence ATGATCGCCTCGAGTCAGAAGCACTGGATCGGCGACGTCGCCGATCTCCTCCGGGTCGGCGAGGGGTTCCGCCTCGCCGACGTCGACACCCGTTCGACGCCGGGTTATGCGAAGGACAAGGTCCAGGCCGCGGAGGACCTGGAGGCGGGCGCGGCCGAACTCGACGAGTATCAGGAGCGGCTCTACGCGCGCAGCCGCGTGGAGGCGACGGATGCCGCCGTGCTGCTGGTGCTGCAGGCCATGGACTCGGCCGGCAAGGGCGGGATCATCCGGCACGTGGTCGGCTCGGTCGACCCGCAGGGCGTCGTGCTCTCGGCGTTCAAGAAGCCGACCCCCGAAGAGCTCGAGCACGACTTCCTGTGGCGGGTCGAGCGGCGTCTGCCGGTGTCGGGGCTCATCGGCGTCTTCGACCGCTCGCACTACGAGGACGTGCTGATCGGCCGCGTGCGACAGCTCGCGCCGGCCGAAGAGATCGAGCGCCGCTACGGCGCCATCAACGAGTTCGAGAAGCGCCTCACCGACACCGGGACCCGGGTCGTCAAGGTGATGCTGCACATCTCGCCCGAGGAGCAGAAGTCGCGGCTCATGGAGCGGCTCGAGCGGCCCGACAAGCACTGGAAGTACAACCCCGGCGACGTCGACGAGCGAGAACTCTGGCCGTCGTACATGGCGGCGTACCAGACCGTCTTCGAGCGCACCTCGACCGATCACGCTCCGTGGCATGTCGTGCCCGCCGACCGCAAGTGGTACGCGCGCCTGGCGGTGCAGCACCTGCTCCTCGAGGCTCTGGAGGAGATCGACCCGCACTGGCCGGTGGCGACCTTCGACGTTGAGACCGAGAAGGCGCGGCTCGCCGCGAGCTGA
- a CDS encoding FAD-dependent oxidoreductase: MTKLRLAIVGAGPAGIYAADILLKAERKFDVSIDLFEQLPAPYGLVRYGVAPDHPRIKGIITALREVLDRGDIRIFGNVRFGEDITLDDLKHHYHAVIFATGAIRDTDLDIPGIDAAGSYGAADFVSWFDGHPDVPREWPLDAASVAVLGNGNVALDVSRMLAKHAEDLLPTEIPDNVYEGLAASNVTDVHVFGRRGPANVKFTPLELRELGELRDVDMVVYDEDFDYDDAARAAIASNKQVMVIDRVLQSWRKRDSVNNAGGTASRRLHLHFYAKPLEVKTDAEGRVSALVYERTRPDGEGGVVGTGELRELPIQALYRAVGYFGSPLPGVPFDKRHGVIPNREGQVLSTDSNQRVNGVYATGWIKRGPVGLIGHTKSDAMETIRHLINDQGTWWQPADPSEASIPELLASRGVAWTDLEGWHRLDGHEVALGAPHERARVKVVPRDEMVTISRGE; this comes from the coding sequence ATGACCAAGCTCCGGCTGGCGATCGTCGGTGCAGGACCGGCAGGCATCTACGCCGCCGACATCCTGCTGAAGGCCGAGCGCAAGTTCGACGTGTCGATCGACCTGTTCGAGCAGCTGCCCGCTCCTTACGGGCTGGTCCGCTACGGCGTCGCCCCCGACCACCCGCGCATCAAGGGCATCATCACGGCGCTGCGCGAGGTGCTCGACCGCGGCGACATCCGCATCTTCGGCAATGTGCGCTTCGGCGAGGACATCACCCTCGACGACCTCAAGCACCACTACCACGCCGTGATCTTCGCCACCGGGGCCATCCGCGACACCGACCTCGACATCCCGGGCATCGACGCCGCCGGCTCGTACGGCGCGGCCGACTTCGTGAGCTGGTTCGACGGGCACCCGGACGTGCCGCGCGAATGGCCGCTGGATGCGGCATCCGTAGCCGTCCTCGGCAACGGCAACGTCGCCCTCGATGTGTCGCGCATGCTGGCCAAGCACGCCGAGGATCTGCTGCCCACCGAGATCCCCGACAACGTCTACGAGGGCCTCGCCGCCTCGAACGTGACCGACGTGCACGTGTTCGGCCGCCGCGGGCCCGCGAACGTCAAGTTCACGCCACTGGAGCTCCGCGAACTCGGCGAGCTGCGCGACGTCGACATGGTGGTCTACGACGAGGACTTCGACTACGACGACGCGGCGCGCGCCGCCATCGCGAGCAACAAGCAGGTCATGGTCATCGACCGCGTGCTGCAGTCGTGGCGCAAGCGCGACTCGGTCAACAACGCCGGGGGCACGGCATCCCGCCGCCTGCACCTGCACTTCTACGCGAAGCCGTTGGAGGTCAAGACGGATGCCGAGGGCCGCGTGTCGGCGCTCGTCTACGAGCGGACCCGCCCCGACGGCGAGGGCGGGGTGGTCGGCACCGGCGAGCTGCGCGAGCTGCCGATCCAGGCGCTATACCGCGCCGTCGGCTACTTCGGCTCGCCGCTGCCCGGCGTGCCGTTCGACAAGCGGCACGGCGTCATTCCCAACCGCGAGGGTCAGGTGCTGAGCACGGACTCGAACCAGCGGGTCAACGGCGTGTACGCCACCGGCTGGATCAAGCGCGGACCCGTCGGCCTCATCGGTCACACCAAGTCCGACGCGATGGAGACCATCCGCCATCTGATCAACGATCAGGGCACGTGGTGGCAGCCGGCCGACCCCTCGGAGGCGTCCATCCCTGAGCTGCTCGCCTCGCGCGGCGTGGCGTGGACCGACCTGGAGGGCTGGCACCGCCTCGACGGGCACGAGGTCGCGCTCGGCGCCCCGCACGAGCGGGCGCGCGTCAAGGTCGTGCCGCGCGACGAGATGGTGACGATCTCGCGCGGCGAGTAG
- a CDS encoding alpha/beta hydrolase: protein MAGPSQTWVPDVLGEPFEQLTLSLGVAGEHGDLVATLVRSVPNPVVTAFAPLRDVDVLYVHGWSDYFFQRELARFWTHRGARFFALDLRRYGRSLRDGQSPGYIDSLDDYDVDIEAALRAMGHHPAATGNGRGSRAGAKPDRRAARKGRRLVLMGHSTGGLTLTLWAARHPGRADALVLNSPWLELQLGPLGRQALAPLVDMRARLDPRGTQPAVDFGFYTRAQDEIGSLPNGEHRALWRPDRGFPTAPGWLSAVMAGHRRVASGIDVGCPAMVLLSTASTPPLAWRESMTSTDSVLVVDDIARASTKVGELVTIARIEGAIHDVFLSRDEPRAQAYDALDRWVKGYVVPD, encoded by the coding sequence ATGGCCGGGCCATCCCAGACGTGGGTCCCCGACGTCCTCGGGGAGCCGTTCGAGCAGCTGACGCTGTCCCTCGGTGTGGCGGGCGAGCACGGGGATCTCGTCGCCACCCTGGTCCGCAGCGTCCCGAACCCGGTGGTGACAGCTTTCGCGCCGCTGCGGGACGTCGATGTGCTGTACGTGCACGGCTGGTCCGACTACTTCTTCCAGCGCGAGCTCGCGCGGTTCTGGACCCACCGCGGGGCGCGGTTCTTCGCCCTCGACCTGCGCCGCTACGGCCGCAGCCTTCGCGACGGTCAGTCTCCGGGCTACATCGACTCGCTCGACGACTACGACGTCGACATCGAGGCGGCTCTGCGGGCAATGGGCCACCACCCGGCGGCGACCGGCAACGGACGCGGATCACGTGCCGGGGCGAAACCGGACAGGCGGGCCGCGCGGAAGGGGCGCCGGCTCGTGCTCATGGGCCATTCGACCGGCGGTCTCACGCTCACGCTGTGGGCCGCGCGCCATCCGGGGCGCGCCGACGCGCTCGTGCTGAACAGCCCGTGGCTCGAATTGCAGCTCGGCCCGCTCGGGCGTCAGGCCCTTGCGCCCCTGGTCGACATGCGTGCACGCCTCGATCCTCGGGGCACCCAGCCTGCCGTCGACTTCGGCTTCTACACGCGCGCCCAGGATGAGATCGGCAGCCTTCCCAACGGCGAGCATCGGGCGCTCTGGCGGCCCGACCGTGGGTTTCCGACGGCGCCCGGCTGGCTGTCCGCCGTCATGGCGGGGCATCGCCGCGTCGCGTCGGGCATCGACGTGGGCTGCCCTGCGATGGTGCTGCTGTCGACGGCCTCGACGCCTCCGCTCGCATGGCGCGAATCGATGACGTCGACGGACTCGGTGCTGGTCGTCGACGACATCGCCCGAGCCTCCACCAAGGTCGGCGAACTCGTGACGATCGCCCGGATCGAAGGCGCGATCCACGACGTGTTCCTTTCACGTGACGAACCCCGCGCGCAGGCGTACGATGCTCTCGACCGTTGGGTGAAGGGGTACGTCGTACCGGACTGA
- a CDS encoding class I SAM-dependent methyltransferase gives MFDQVAAGYDRTNTVLSMGNDRFWRAATTRAVDPRPGQRILDLAAGTGASSVALAGRGADVVAADFSPGMIAEGERRHGAGAPGGGIRNLSFVQADATALPFGDDEFDTVTMSFGLRNVNEPKKALRELLRVTKPGGRLVICEFSRPPSKAFNGLYRFYNDRVLPVVAKTVSSNAEAYDYLNESIRDWPDQRTLAAWIREAGWTNVAHRNLSMGIVALHRATKPTGR, from the coding sequence ATGTTCGACCAGGTCGCCGCCGGCTACGACCGCACCAACACCGTGCTCAGCATGGGCAACGACCGGTTCTGGCGTGCTGCGACGACGCGCGCGGTCGACCCTCGTCCCGGCCAGCGCATCCTCGATCTCGCCGCCGGAACCGGCGCGTCCAGCGTGGCGCTCGCCGGCCGCGGCGCCGACGTGGTCGCGGCGGACTTCTCGCCCGGCATGATCGCCGAGGGCGAGCGCCGGCACGGGGCAGGTGCGCCGGGCGGCGGCATCCGGAATCTGTCGTTCGTGCAGGCGGACGCGACCGCGCTCCCGTTCGGCGACGACGAGTTCGACACCGTCACGATGTCGTTCGGGCTGCGCAACGTCAACGAGCCGAAGAAGGCGCTGCGCGAGCTGCTGCGCGTGACGAAGCCAGGCGGGCGACTCGTGATCTGCGAGTTCTCGCGCCCGCCGTCGAAGGCCTTCAACGGGCTCTACCGCTTCTACAACGACCGCGTGCTGCCGGTCGTCGCGAAGACCGTGAGCTCGAACGCCGAGGCGTACGACTACCTGAACGAGTCGATCCGCGACTGGCCCGACCAGCGCACCCTGGCGGCCTGGATCCGTGAGGCGGGGTGGACGAACGTCGCCCACCGCAACCTCTCGATGGGCATCGTCGCGCTGCACCGGGCTACGAAGCCTACCGGTCGTTGA
- a CDS encoding polyprenyl synthetase family protein: MTPTAPGSHIAGKLGLTDRIFAGARSRSLLKTVEAGLKRVDSALERELRVADTLADATSRYLYDAGGKRVRPMLALLTAQLGEGATDEVIQAATALEMTHLGSLYHDDVMDAADKRRGVPSAHAVWGNNVAILTGDLLFSRASQIMARHGDRAIRLQADTFERLVLGQMHETVGPSETDDRVEFYLNVLSDKTGSLIAAAAQSGVIFSNGPAEFEEPMVTFGEKAGVAFQLLDDVIDLSADPVETGKVPGTDLRAGVPTMPYLVLGERKDAASIELRARIDDGVARIADGADPSILDEPLAQLRDHEATEATLDLAHAWSTEAIEALAPLPDGAVREALTRFAQAVADRSS; the protein is encoded by the coding sequence GTGACACCGACAGCGCCGGGCTCGCACATCGCGGGCAAGCTGGGCCTGACCGACCGCATCTTCGCGGGTGCGCGATCGCGCAGCCTGCTCAAGACCGTCGAGGCGGGCCTGAAGCGCGTCGACAGCGCCCTCGAGCGCGAACTGCGTGTCGCCGACACCCTCGCCGACGCCACCAGCCGCTACCTGTACGACGCCGGCGGCAAGCGTGTGCGCCCGATGCTCGCGCTGCTGACCGCCCAGCTGGGGGAGGGTGCGACCGACGAGGTCATCCAGGCCGCCACGGCGCTCGAGATGACCCACCTCGGCTCGCTCTACCACGACGACGTGATGGATGCCGCCGACAAGCGCCGCGGTGTGCCCAGCGCCCACGCGGTGTGGGGCAACAACGTCGCGATCCTCACCGGCGACCTGCTGTTCTCGCGCGCGAGCCAGATCATGGCCCGCCATGGCGACCGCGCCATCCGGCTGCAGGCTGACACGTTCGAGCGGCTCGTGCTCGGTCAGATGCATGAGACGGTGGGCCCGTCCGAGACCGACGATCGTGTCGAGTTCTATCTGAACGTCCTCTCCGACAAGACCGGCTCGCTGATCGCCGCCGCTGCGCAGTCGGGCGTGATCTTCTCGAACGGTCCTGCGGAGTTCGAAGAGCCGATGGTGACGTTCGGCGAGAAGGCCGGCGTCGCGTTCCAGCTTCTCGACGACGTCATCGATCTGTCCGCCGACCCGGTCGAGACGGGCAAGGTTCCCGGCACCGACCTGCGCGCCGGCGTGCCGACGATGCCCTACCTCGTGCTCGGCGAGCGGAAGGATGCCGCATCCATCGAGCTGCGCGCGCGCATCGACGACGGCGTCGCGCGCATCGCCGACGGCGCCGATCCCTCGATCCTCGACGAGCCGCTCGCGCAGCTGCGCGATCACGAGGCGACCGAAGCCACCCTCGACCTCGCGCACGCGTGGTCGACCGAGGCGATCGAGGCGCTTGCGCCGCTCCCGGACGGCGCCGTGCGCGAGGCCCTCACCCGTTTCGCGCAGGCTGTCGCCGACCGCTCCAGTTAG